CCTTGGTATGCTTGAGGGGACACACTGCTACTCTGTGGAGCTGCCTGCAGATGCGAAGGCTCCGGAGGGGATGGAATTTGTCGACCTCAGAAAGGCACATTCGGAGATCAGTGAAGGGTGCTTTGAACTTGTGAATAAGGCAGTGCAGGTAGTGGAATGGGACCGGACAAACCAGTTCTGCAGCCGCTGCGGAACAAAGACCGTGCAGAAACCCGGAGAAAGAGGAAAAGAATGCCCCTCCTGCGGAGAACTTTTCTATCCCAGGATTTCGCCTGCTATAATCGTGCTTATCAGAAAGGGTCATGAGGTTTTGCTTGCAAGGTCCCCGAATTTCCCTCCCGGTGTGTACAGCCTGATAGCCGGTTTTGTCGAGCCCGGAGAAACGGCCGAGACGGCAGTTGCAAGAGAAGTCTGGGAGGAAGTCGGGCTCAAAGTAAAAAACATAACTTACTTCGGAACGCAGGCCTGGCCTTTTCCGAACTCCCTCATGATCGGCTTTACCGCAGAATATGATTCCGGGGACATCCGGCCTGACGGGTTTGAAATTGAGGATGCAAAATGGTTTTCGGTAGAAGATTTGCCTGCTCTGCCCGGAAAGATCAGCATTTCCCGAAAACTGATCGACCATTTCCTCAAAGAAGAAGGGATGGAAGTTTAAAACGGATTCATATTTGATTCAGAGTTTTATTCATCCTGCTGTGACCTTTTTCTATTCTTCTTTCTTTTTTGTTTAGGAGGCATTTGTAGAGAGAACCGCTCCACCTCCGGATAATTTTATTGGTATACTTTTATTGGTATACTTTTATTGGTATACTTTTATTGGTATACTTTTATTGGTGTACTTTTATGATCTCGGGCTGAATTCGCCTGTCTCGTATGGAACAGGTGGGAATCAAGAATATAAAATGTTACAGAGGTGAAAAAATTCAACCTCGAATTCTAAAAAATTTAAGATTTTTCTCTCTTTTTCTTCTCAGGTGCCACAGGCTCGGTTAAAAAGAATCCAAATGATGCGAAATCTTTGACATCCATTTTGTGAGATTCCTCCCCGGAAGAGATAGCAGGAGTAATGAACCGGAAAAACTCACTGGCAAACTGTTCGTAGCTGAATCCTTCCGCCTCGATCACCAGTTTCCATTTATTTTCCATTGACAGGATACCCATGAAGGAGATCATAAGGTACATCGAGGTCAGGAACGGATCGAGATCGGCCCGGATTGTACCGTCATCGATACCCTCCCGGATCGCATCCCGCAGGATCAGACGGCAGGTACCATATCCCTTTCCAATCTCTGCGGTACACGGGTTCTCTCTGGAAAAACGCTCAGAACCGTAAAAATGGATAATTCGGAGATAATCGGGGTATTCCTGTGAAAACTGGTAATAAACCTGGCCCATCAGGGCTACCTTGACAATACCTGGAACCTGTTTCTCCATGCATTCCGTGTATTTTTTTTTAAGGATCTGGATACCACGGAGTACAATAGTTGCGAAAAGTGTCTCCTTATTTTTAAAATATAGATAAATGGTAGCCTTATTCAGTTCGACCTCGCGGGCGATGTCTTCCATGGAAACATCTTCATAACTTCGAGTAAAAAAGAGACGTTCGGCTGCCTCGATGATCTCGATCTTTCGCTGTTCTTTTTCTCGTTGTCTTCTATCGGCGATTCCCATAGTTCCACTCCACCTGATCCATATTCACAAGCCCACATTTACATTATGATTGTTAGTTATGTGATTCAAGAAATGAATGTATTCCAATTTTCCACTTTTACCAATCGGGATATATTCTGGATATATTCGGGATCTATTTGGGATATATTCATTAAATAAAACATTCAGGCTCCTTTCTTTGGCTATAGAGCGTATGGAGACGCACTGATGCGTCTTTGACCAGCCCGGGTTTCATCGATCTGGCGTTTTGAGGACAGTTCTTGATACATGCACAACACGTGATGCATTTTCCCGTATCAATCAAATTGCTATTTTCTGGATCGATAGCCCCAGTAGGACACAGCTCCGCACAGGTCCCACACTGTGTACACTCATCATTGACTGCGATAAAATCAACAATCCATAGTTTTGTATCTCTTCTATAAGGGTAAGTGCCAGGCACCTGCACATCAGAGATCTGAGAAATTGCTGAAACAGATTGCAGTTTTTCACGTATTTTCCGTCCAAATTCTTCTGCATGGAGTAAATCATCCTCATCGGGACGTCCCTCGGCTGTTGGCATCTCGGAATTTGAGAATGAGTGTTCCCCGATATATCCTGCACAGGCAATGGGAATACACCCACATTTCGTTACAATATTTTTTAGTTCGAGTAATGCATCGTCATATTCCCTATTGC
The Methanosarcina sp. WWM596 DNA segment above includes these coding regions:
- the nudC gene encoding NAD(+) diphosphatase — translated: MSIMTPTNRENPTYPKFILGVEPPAGRTEKALWFIFRGRDILLKVRKNPGAIPKLLDFGEFGLPAVREQYLGMLEGTHCYSVELPADAKAPEGMEFVDLRKAHSEISEGCFELVNKAVQVVEWDRTNQFCSRCGTKTVQKPGERGKECPSCGELFYPRISPAIIVLIRKGHEVLLARSPNFPPGVYSLIAGFVEPGETAETAVAREVWEEVGLKVKNITYFGTQAWPFPNSLMIGFTAEYDSGDIRPDGFEIEDAKWFSVEDLPALPGKISISRKLIDHFLKEEGMEV
- a CDS encoding TetR/AcrR family transcriptional regulator; translation: MGIADRRQREKEQRKIEIIEAAERLFFTRSYEDVSMEDIAREVELNKATIYLYFKNKETLFATIVLRGIQILKKKYTECMEKQVPGIVKVALMGQVYYQFSQEYPDYLRIIHFYGSERFSRENPCTAEIGKGYGTCRLILRDAIREGIDDGTIRADLDPFLTSMYLMISFMGILSMENKWKLVIEAEGFSYEQFASEFFRFITPAISSGEESHKMDVKDFASFGFFLTEPVAPEKKKREKS
- a CDS encoding EFR1 family ferrodoxin (N-terminal region resembles flavodoxins. C-terminal ferrodoxin region binds two 4Fe-4S clusters.) — encoded protein: MEIESLKLVYFSPTGTTKTVVQGIAHGINPGTTELIDITRPDARKQPLMTSENELLVLGVPVYMGRVPALLNEWLNSIQAHNTPTVCVVVYGNREYDDALLELKNIVTKCGCIPIACAGYIGEHSFSNSEMPTAEGRPDEDDLLHAEEFGRKIREKLQSVSAISQISDVQVPGTYPYRRDTKLWIVDFIAVNDECTQCGTCAELCPTGAIDPENSNLIDTGKCITCCACIKNCPQNARSMKPGLVKDASVRLHTLYSQRKEPECFI